The following are from one region of the Euzebyales bacterium genome:
- a CDS encoding enoyl-CoA hydratase-related protein produces the protein MTDVHVAATPPLLVVTLQRGTANTIDAATSRRLGEVFSRFRDDAQLRVAIVTGAGPRFFSAGWDLGAAASGEAYDADFGAGGFGGYGELAGLRKPVIAAVNGMAVGGGFELVLAADLAVAADHATFFLPETAVGVIPDSGSVRLPRLLPRPVAIEVLIAGRRLNADEALRWGVINRVVPADGLMTAATELAERIVDAAPLAVEAVLDLVRRTEQMAVVDSMRLLRSGTVDPYERMLASDDALEGPRAFAERRPPRWTGG, from the coding sequence ATGACCGACGTGCACGTCGCAGCGACACCCCCGCTGCTCGTAGTCACGCTGCAGCGCGGCACGGCCAACACCATCGACGCTGCCACGAGCCGCCGGCTGGGTGAGGTGTTCTCCAGGTTCCGCGACGACGCGCAGCTGCGGGTTGCCATCGTCACGGGCGCGGGACCGCGGTTCTTCAGCGCAGGTTGGGACCTGGGTGCCGCGGCCAGCGGTGAGGCGTACGACGCCGACTTCGGCGCCGGCGGCTTCGGCGGATACGGCGAGCTCGCCGGTCTGCGCAAGCCGGTGATTGCGGCGGTCAACGGCATGGCGGTGGGTGGTGGGTTCGAGCTGGTGCTGGCCGCCGACCTCGCCGTGGCGGCCGATCACGCGACGTTCTTCCTACCGGAGACGGCGGTCGGGGTCATCCCCGACAGCGGCAGCGTGCGTCTGCCGCGGCTGCTGCCCAGGCCGGTGGCGATCGAGGTGCTCATCGCGGGTCGTCGGCTGAACGCGGACGAGGCGCTGCGGTGGGGCGTGATCAACCGCGTCGTCCCCGCCGACGGGCTGATGACGGCGGCCACCGAGCTCGCCGAACGCATCGTCGATGCCGCGCCGCTGGCGGTCGAGGCCGTGCTCGACCTGGTCCGCCGGACCGAGCAGATGGCTGTCGTCGACAGCATGCGCCTGCTGCGCTCGGGCACGGTCGATCCCTACGAGCGCATGCTCGCGTCGGATGACGCGCTGGAGGGTCCCCGTGCGTTCGCCGAGCGGCGCCCCCCGCGGTGGACGGGTGGCTGA
- a CDS encoding acetate--CoA ligase family protein translates to MTVVPDRLRRLLDPATIAVVGGAEAAEAIAQCDRLGYAGDVWPVHPTRRQIGGRRAVAAVDVLPGAPDAALVAVDRHRTIDVVAALRAVGAGGVVCFASGFAEVGREGALLQERLRVAAGDMPLLGPNCHGFVNALSGAALWPDAQGCLRVGRGVAVVTQSGNLALSITMRRRGPPVAQVITVGNQAGVRLEDCVAVLASDPRITAIGLHVEQLTDPVAFGRAAIRAWDHHTPIVVLQTGVSTEGAVLARTHTASLTGRTATYRSLFARYDVAVVHSAPAFVGALAVLHAYGRLGGTRAISLSCSGGEAALVADRGHHHGVTFPVPPPDVAAGIARALDQRVAVTNPLDYHTFQWGDRAALERVFTAALRGPVDVGLLVVDFPGADHDARSWQVAVDAVVAAQRATGVPVVVTAVLPENLPASVSAELADSGVPAVGDVDTALAAVAAAGRRGGRPALHRGASTDLPRALRRRDPPASRALLVGGGVLVPPGRFCTRAEIGAVAEEVGYPVTVKATEHEHKTDIGGVAVDLRTAAEVRAAVAAMMDLGDRFLVERHVPEVVAELLVGVRREGAIGYSVTIGAGGLLVDLLDDLVTLLAPVRRDEVMAALATLKVGRVLSGHRSRPAGDVVAAADAICRIVAIATSDPTVVELEVNPLLVLTEGVRAVDVLVLETSDMAGDDP, encoded by the coding sequence GTGACCGTGGTACCGGACCGCCTGCGGCGGCTGCTCGACCCCGCGACCATCGCCGTCGTCGGCGGGGCCGAGGCAGCCGAGGCGATCGCACAGTGCGACCGCCTCGGCTACGCAGGCGACGTGTGGCCCGTGCACCCGACGCGGCGGCAGATCGGCGGACGGCGCGCGGTTGCAGCGGTCGATGTGCTGCCGGGTGCGCCGGACGCTGCGCTGGTCGCCGTCGACCGCCACCGCACGATCGATGTCGTCGCGGCCCTGCGCGCAGTCGGCGCCGGAGGTGTCGTGTGCTTCGCATCCGGGTTCGCGGAGGTCGGCCGCGAAGGGGCACTGTTGCAGGAGCGCCTGCGCGTGGCCGCCGGCGACATGCCCCTGCTCGGTCCAAACTGCCACGGGTTCGTGAACGCGCTGTCGGGTGCGGCGCTCTGGCCCGACGCCCAGGGCTGTCTCCGCGTCGGTCGCGGTGTCGCGGTGGTGACGCAGTCGGGCAACCTGGCCCTGTCGATCACCATGCGTCGCCGCGGACCGCCGGTTGCGCAGGTCATCACGGTCGGCAACCAGGCCGGCGTGCGGCTCGAGGACTGCGTGGCCGTGCTCGCGTCCGACCCCCGCATCACCGCGATCGGGCTGCACGTCGAGCAGTTGACCGACCCGGTCGCCTTCGGCCGCGCTGCGATCCGGGCCTGGGACCACCACACTCCCATCGTCGTGCTGCAGACCGGGGTGTCGACGGAGGGCGCCGTGCTGGCCCGCACGCACACTGCGTCGCTGACCGGCCGGACCGCCACGTACCGGTCGCTGTTCGCCCGCTACGACGTCGCCGTCGTGCACTCGGCCCCGGCGTTCGTCGGCGCGCTGGCGGTGTTGCACGCCTACGGCCGGCTGGGTGGCACGCGGGCCATATCGCTGTCCTGCTCGGGAGGGGAGGCGGCGCTGGTGGCCGACCGTGGTCATCACCACGGCGTCACCTTCCCCGTGCCGCCACCGGACGTCGCGGCCGGGATCGCACGCGCACTGGATCAGCGCGTGGCGGTCACGAACCCGTTGGACTACCACACCTTCCAGTGGGGCGACCGCGCCGCGCTGGAGCGCGTCTTCACGGCAGCGCTGCGCGGCCCCGTCGACGTGGGACTGCTCGTCGTCGACTTTCCGGGCGCCGACCACGATGCCCGGTCGTGGCAGGTCGCTGTCGACGCGGTCGTGGCGGCGCAGCGGGCGACGGGTGTGCCGGTCGTCGTGACGGCCGTGCTGCCCGAGAACCTGCCGGCGTCGGTGAGCGCTGAGCTGGCCGACAGCGGCGTGCCCGCAGTGGGTGACGTCGACACCGCGCTCGCCGCGGTTGCGGCGGCGGGCCGTCGTGGCGGACGCCCCGCGTTGCACCGGGGTGCTTCCACGGACCTGCCCAGGGCGCTTCGCCGCCGGGACCCGCCCGCGTCGCGCGCGCTGCTGGTCGGCGGCGGCGTCCTGGTGCCGCCCGGGCGCTTCTGCACCCGCGCCGAGATCGGTGCCGTGGCGGAGGAGGTCGGCTACCCGGTGACCGTCAAGGCCACCGAGCACGAGCACAAGACCGACATCGGTGGTGTCGCGGTCGACCTGCGGACGGCCGCGGAGGTCCGCGCCGCCGTCGCGGCCATGATGGACCTGGGCGACCGCTTCCTGGTCGAGCGTCACGTGCCGGAGGTCGTGGCCGAACTGCTGGTCGGCGTGCGGCGCGAGGGCGCGATCGGATACAGCGTCACGATCGGCGCCGGCGGGCTGCTGGTCGACCTGCTCGACGACCTGGTCACCTTGTTGGCGCCCGTGCGTCGCGACGAGGTGATGGCGGCGCTCGCGACCTTGAAGGTCGGCCGTGTGCTGTCCGGGCACCGGTCCCGCCCCGCAGGGGATGTGGTTGCGGCTGCCGACGCCATCTGCCGGATCGTCGCCATCGCCACATCCGATCCCACTGTCGTCGAGCTCGAGGTCAACCCGCTGCTCGTGCTGACCGAGGGTGTGCGGGCGGTCGACGTGTTGGTGCTGGAGACGAGTGACATGGCAGGTGACGACCCATGA
- a CDS encoding acyl-CoA dehydrogenase family protein, with the protein MDFELSDEQRMILDVTRAFVDAELAPHEEEVERSGRVRPELAEQIRRRALDGGLYAANMPAELGGGGLGTLDVALMERELGRTAMALQYIVARPSNILRACTGDQVDRWLLPTIRGERVECLAMSEPDAGSDLRGMRCRAVRDGDDYVITGTKHFISHADVADYVILFAATGDDHDAQRGRRSRVTAFLVDHGTPGFEVAEGYRSVSHRGYHNAVLRFDGCRVPVANILGDEHDGFAVASTWLSSSRLQVAATCLGRADRAIELATRWAADRVQFGRPIGRFQGVSFKLADMAARLAAAELLTYRAAWLDDQGRMTDADAAMAKLVASEMLAFVTDEALQILGGMGLMDDLPLERLWRDARVERIWDGTSEIQRHIISRSMLRAVGG; encoded by the coding sequence GTGGACTTCGAGCTCAGCGACGAGCAGCGGATGATCCTGGACGTCACGCGGGCGTTCGTGGACGCCGAGCTCGCGCCGCACGAGGAGGAGGTCGAGCGCTCCGGGCGGGTCCGCCCGGAGCTGGCCGAGCAGATTCGTCGGCGTGCCCTCGACGGCGGGCTCTACGCGGCCAACATGCCCGCCGAGCTCGGCGGCGGCGGACTGGGCACCCTGGATGTCGCGCTGATGGAGCGCGAGTTGGGTCGCACCGCGATGGCGCTGCAGTACATCGTCGCGCGCCCGTCCAACATCCTGCGCGCGTGCACCGGTGACCAGGTCGACCGCTGGCTGCTGCCGACGATCCGAGGTGAGCGCGTCGAGTGCCTCGCGATGTCAGAGCCCGACGCCGGGTCGGATCTCCGTGGCATGCGCTGCCGGGCGGTGCGTGACGGCGACGACTACGTCATCACCGGGACCAAGCACTTCATCAGTCACGCAGACGTCGCCGATTACGTCATCCTGTTCGCCGCGACCGGTGACGATCACGACGCGCAGCGGGGGCGGCGCAGTCGCGTCACAGCCTTCCTCGTCGACCACGGTACGCCCGGCTTCGAGGTCGCCGAGGGGTACCGGTCGGTGTCGCACCGGGGGTACCACAACGCCGTGCTGCGGTTCGACGGCTGTCGCGTGCCGGTCGCCAACATCCTCGGGGATGAGCATGATGGCTTTGCCGTGGCGTCGACATGGCTGTCGTCGTCGCGGCTCCAGGTGGCCGCGACGTGCCTCGGTCGTGCGGATCGTGCGATCGAGCTCGCGACCCGGTGGGCGGCCGACCGCGTGCAGTTCGGGCGGCCCATCGGGCGCTTCCAGGGCGTGTCGTTCAAGTTGGCGGACATGGCCGCGCGCCTCGCCGCGGCCGAGCTGCTGACCTACCGGGCGGCATGGCTCGACGACCAGGGCCGGATGACCGACGCCGACGCGGCGATGGCCAAGCTGGTCGCGTCCGAGATGCTGGCGTTCGTGACCGACGAGGCCCTGCAGATCCTCGGCGGCATGGGGCTGATGGACGACTTGCCCCTCGAACGGTTGTGGCGCGACGCACGCGTGGAGCGCATCTGGGACGGCACGTCGGAGATCCAGCGCCACATCATCTCCCGCTCCATGTTGCGCGCCGTCGGCGGGTGA